The segment GGTGAGGTCCTACATTTGCATCATGCCATCGTCCCAGTTGGACTTCAAAGCGATCTCTCAATCCTTGCCGCACTCGTGCAGCTGCCTCACGACTCTCTGGATTAAAGTAAACATGCGCATGGAAATCTTTGATCTCAGTCATAAGTTATTGAATAGTCAGAACGTTATTCATCAGATAAACCTAGCAAAGGTTCCTCAAAAATCTCATTCAGTAATCCCAAAGCTTCATCAATTTGAGCCACTTGTTCTGCGGTCAAGCTACTGAGCAAATCTGTAATGTAAGCGCGAGTTTGAGCGCGAGTCTGATATAGATGCTGCTTACCTTCCTCGGTCAAATTGAGTACAACTCTGCGGCGTTCTTCTGGGTTGTCATACCGCTCAACATAATTCCGCTGGACGAGCCTTTCTGTATTTGCCGATGCGGTAGCACGAGTTACTCCCAAATGTTCTGCAAGTTCAGATAACGATGCGCCGGGAGTACGATCGAGAAATGCCAGTGTTCGGAACTGCGGAACAGAGAGTTCAGTACTCTTTCGTGCCCGCATATCTGCCCGGAGACAACGCATCACTAATGGAATAACCTCCACTACCTTAGAGGCGCACTGCTCCGAAATCTTTTTCCGAGACAACTTTTTGGCTCCCATGCAACCGACACGCTCCAAATCGCTAACACAAATACGCTCAGAGTGCCATTGTACTGTATCGCCAGGATCTAAATCCACGGAGTACGTATCAGCGTCCCTGAGAGCGTCAGCGCTGGAGAATCCAAAATCTGAATTTCAATTCAAATCTTGGTGAATTTTGCAGAATCTCATCTGTATCTCTTCTATCACAAACACACTCCAACAATTAGAAACACAAATCATCAGAATTACAGATATTTTGTCTTTTAAATACTTTTTTATCCTTAGTAACTATGCGATACTTCGCACAATCTACGGTGAGTTGATTGATTTAAGTAGTACTATAGCAATCTAGCATACCCTATGAAACAGATGTGATGCTTTGTAGCTGTTAGTCTGCCCCAATTTCATAGATAAGTTAGATTGCTATTTTTCTTAAGTTTTTTCAGAAAGGAATACCGACGCATCAACTTGCTGAAATTTCTACAATACCGTGAGGTTCACCTTCATACCTCAATCTATCCTATTATGACACTTGCTCCTGATCTGTCTTCAACTAAAACTTCTCTGTTACGCGATCGCTATGGAACAGCATTCGATTTAGATGCTCCTTGGAGTCGAACTTTATCTGACCTGTTCTCTCATCGCTCAATTCGAGCTTATCTTTCTAAACCGCTACCATCAGATACTCTAGAACTCTTAGTTGCAGCAGCACAATCGGCAGCAACCTCCTCGAATCTACAGACTTGGAGTGTTATTGCAATCACAGATCAAGCTCGTAAAGAACGATTCGCTCAACTTGCAGGCGGACAATCTCATATTCAGCAATGTCCATTGTTTCTGGTCTGGGTAGCAGATCTAGCACGACTTGCTCATATTGCTGAAAATCGCGGGCTACCTCACGAAGGGTTGAACTATCTAGAGATGTTTTTGATGGCTTCGATCGATGCGAGTCTTGCGGCTCAAAATGCTGTCATCGCAGCAGAATCGCTCGGCTTGGGAACAGTCTACATTGGTGCATTGCGAAATCAACCGGAAGCAGTTTCAGCAGAACTTAATTTACCGAAGCATGTCTTTGCTGTATTCGGGTTGTGTGTTGGTTATGCTGATCCTGAAAAGCCAGCAGCGATTAAGCCTCGTTTGCCACAGGAAGCTGTTCTGCATCAGGAGCAGTACAGTTTAGAGATTCAAAACGAAGCGATCGAGCACTATGACGAAACGATGACTCGCTTTTACGCAGAGCAGCAGATGAATACGCCTGGAAATTGGTCACAGCATTCTGTCGATCGCATTGCGACTCCAGAATCGCTGCGAAATCGCGCTCAACTGCGTGAGTTTCTGAATAATTTAGGGTTTGAGCTACGTTAATTTAGAGGTTTTTCAGATGGTTACTACCTACGATCCGACTTTATTTCAGGGCGCAGCTTCGTACTATGTGCGCTATCGATCTCGCTATCCTCAAAGTCTATTTGATCGAATCGCCGATCACTTTCAACTCAGCCCTCAAGAACGCCTGTTAGATCTTGGCTGTGGAGCAGGATTAGTTGCAATTCCATTTAGCGATCGCTTTCGGGAAGTCGTCGCGATTGATCCCGATGCTGACATGCTCAAAGAAGCTCAGGCAGAAGCAGAAAGAACAGGGGTCAATAACATTCACTGGATTCACGATCGGGCAGAATCGCTTTCTGAAGAACTTGGTCAATTTCGACTGGCAACATTTGGGCGATCGTTTCACTGGATGCAGCGGGAACTCGTTGCGGAAAAATTGCGATCGCTGCTCACTGATGATGGCGGAATTGTCATTCTCAAAACGGGCGATGATCCCTGGAATAGTCAGCTACCTTGGAAGAAAACAGCAATTTCTGTAGTCAAGCGATGGCTTGGAGATCAGCGGCGCACAGGGCAAGCAGGACAGGGCACCTGGAAATCTCTAGACGTGCCTCATGATGTGGTGTTAGAGACAGCAGGATTTACACAGCACACTACGATCGAAGTCACTTTTGAGAAAACCTGGACAGTGGATTCGTATTTAGGTTACCTCTATTCAACCGCGTTCGCGCTTCCTTCTTTTTTTGGGGAGAACCGCGAAGAATTTGAGGCAGATCTCAAAAAATCATTGTTTGAGATTGAATCATCTGGCAACTTCACTGAAGTACTATCTGCTGCTGCACTGATTGCGCAAAAAAGTAAGTAATTCGTCTTCAATTATCTATCTATCTTGGAGTTTGTACAATGAGATCAAGAATTAAGATCCATCGTCGTCAGTTTGTTCGCATTGTGCTGCCTGGTTTAGTCGGAGTTTCAACCGCAGCATTGGGCAGTTGTGGCAAGCCAGCTTCGACTGTCTCTAGTTCTCCCAATGCAGCAACTAATATTGCTGCCAATACTGGCTCTAGCATCGGCTCTGGAATCAAAACGAAGGTAATTCGCCTAGGCTTTCAGCAAGCAGGAGACTTAGTAAAAGTTACCGGGGTCTTAGAGAAACGATTAGAGCCATTAGGTGTCAAAGTTGAGTGGGCACAATTTGTCCAAGGTCCACAACTCATGGAAGCAATGAATGTGGATAAGATCGACTTAGGATCAGTTGGTGAAACGCCGCCTATTTTTGCTCAAGCAGCGGGAGCACAAATCGTTTATGTTGTCGGCTCAAAAACCACGCCCCAAACTGGAAAAAGCAGTATTATCGCTGTTCCGCCGGAGTCTCCCATCCAAAAAATTGAAGATATCAAAGGACAAGAAGTTTATTTTCAGAAAGCTTCAGCCTCTCACTACTTTATCTTGGTCGCACTAAAAGAAGCAGGACTAAGCATCAAAGATATCAAAGTCAGAAGTATCCCCAATGTAGAAGCACGAGCCGCATTTATTGAAGGTAAAGTACCTGTATGGGTGTCGGGCGATCCTCACTACGCGATCGCAGAAAAGCTCGGTCGAATTCGGGTGCTTCGAGATTCCGTCGGAACGAACTCGCCCGGTGGTTACTATGTCGGTCGGCGAAAGTTTGCTGAGGAAAATCCTGAATTGCTTAAGATTGTCATTGAAGAGATTGACAAAATTGAGCAGTGGGCAGAGGCAAATCGAACCGATGCAGCTAAGCTCATTGCACCCGAACAAAAACTTGATTTAGATGTCATGCAGAAAGTGATTGATCGGCGCACATTTGGACGCAGAGCGATTAGCCCAGACCTGATTAGGGATCAGCAACGTGTCGTCGATGTGTTCTTTGAAAATGCGTTGATTCCTAAGAGGGTCAATGTTCAAGATGCATTGTTACCCTCTGATCTCTATGCTGCAATCACGCCACAAAACATCAGCCAACGCTAAGAATAGCAAGCTAGACATTGCGAGTTCTGGGTAGAGCTTTGAAGAAATTGAATCTCAGCTATCGCTGCACTCTGGTAAAGGTTTTGGACAAGTTTAGAGCAAATTGATTAAAAACTCCGGTTTAACGGTAGATTTTTCGGTGTTTGATGCCTGTTTATGAGAGAATGGCGTGAGAATACACTTTTCACGCCTTTGTTGAATGACTCCTTTTGAGAAGAATCAACAACCTAAGCTCTTTATGACACGAGGATCAATCTATGAAACTCAGCACTTGGACAGCAAGAATTTTCGCAATGTTGGCAACTTTCACGGTGTTTTCAGCGCTTGCTCAGAGCGGGGTCGCAATTTTTCTCTTTTCCCCTAGCTTCACTCTCCATATCTCTAATCTTCCCCAAGTCCAGATCGCTAGTTGCTATCCTACAGAGCCAGAACCGAGTCCCTCTCCTACTCCGAGTCCTGCTCCGGCTCCAAAATTTCAGCTTATATAGATTTAGCAGGATTGACCTATGAGCAGTGTTGAACTTTCTCTACCGCGCTCGTCGCAACCTCGCCCACAGCGGTTAGGCGTGCTGGTAATTTTAGCGATCGCAGTTGCCGCTGCAATCGGACTGACTTTGTTTGGATGGCGGCAGAGCGTTTTATTTCTGATTGGTGGATTGTTTGGAATCAGCTTGTATCATGCAAGTTTCGGTTTTGCTTCTGCTTATCGGAGACTCTTTGTTTATGGCGATGTGAATGGAGTCTTGTCTCAAGTTTTGATGCTTGCGATCGCGACTGTGTTGTTTGTACCGTTCCTCGCAACTGGGTCTTTCTTGGGACAACCGATTGAAGGAGCCGTTGCACCCGTTGCTGTTCAAGGCGCGATTGGAGCATTTCTATTTGGGATTGGAATGCAATTAGGGAGCGGGTGCGCTTGTGGAACGCTATACACGATCGGGGGTGGCAGTAGCGGTATGGTGTTGACATTGCTGACATTTGGAATTGGTTCTTTCTGGGCAAGTCTCACTGGAGGTGTTTGGGCAGGATTGCCGAGATTGAATCCAATTTCTTTGGTTAACACTTGGGGTTGGGCTGGTGGTGCAATTCAGCTCGCAGTCTTGGGATTGATTGCGTTTGTGCTTTGGAAGCGACGGGATACGACTCCCTCTGTGCAGCGATCGTTCTCATTGCTGTATGGTCCTTGGTCGTTGGTTTGGGGCGCGATCGCGCTTGCTGTTCTAAACTGGTTGACGCTACTTGTTGCTGGAAGACCTTGGGGCGTGACCTGGGGCTTTACGCTCTGGACAGCGAAGATCGCTCAATTCTTAGGGTGGAATCCAGCAGCGAGTGCATTTTGGAGTAAAGGATTTGGAGCAGACGCTTTACAAAAAAGTGTCTTCGCAGATCCAATTTCTGTGACTAATTTCGGTGTGATTGTAGGAGCCGCACTCGCAGCAACTTTAGCAGGAAAGTTAGCAGTTAAAAAACCTCAATCAAGGTTAGCGATCGCGGCTGCGTTGATCGGCGGTTTGATGATGGGCTATGGTGCAAGGCTTGCATTTGGTTGTAATGTTGGTGCTTACTTTGGCGGGATTGCATCAACTAGCTTACATGGTTGGCTTTGGATTGTGTTTGCGCTCTTGGGGACGGGAATTGGCGTGAAGGTGCGATCGCTGTTTCAACTCTCAAATTAATCATGCGATGGATTGTCCTGTTGGCGATGATATTAGGCTTGTTGATAGCTCCGGTAGGGAGCTTTCTGCCTGGTGCTCACCACAGGACAAGTCACACCATTTCTACAGGTTCAGTGCTTGCCCAGTACTATTTTAATCAAGGATTATTCTTTGCTTACGGTTTCAATTATGCAGAAGCTTATCGATCGTTTCAGACCGCTGTAAAGCTCGATTCTCATTGTGCGATGTGCTACTGGGGAATGGCTTATGTGTTGGGTTCAAATATCAATACTGAAATGCCAACAGATCGAATGCCACTCGCTTGGGAAACGGTGCAGAAAGCGGTTTCACTCCAAAATACGGTTACTTTAGCAGAACGGACATATATTCAAGCATTATCAAAGCGATATACAGCTAGTTTGAACTACGATCGCGCTTCTCTCAATCTTGCTTATGCCAATGCAATGCGCGAAGTTGCTCAGAGCTATCCGGCTGATTTAGATGCCGCAACACTCTTCGCTGAAGCTTTGATGGATACTACGCCTTGGAACTATTGGCAGAACAATGGCAAGCCAAAACCAGAGGGGCAAGAAATTCTTGACACACTGCAATCCGTTCTAGAACAAGATCGCAACCACATCGGAGCATTACATTTCTACATTCATGCAGTAGAAGAAAAGCATCCAGAACTCGCGATCGCGGTTGCGGATCGACTGCGGGATTTACATCTTCCGCTGGGGCATCTCGTTCATATGCCGTCTCACATCTATCTAAGAGTTGGGCGCTATCAAGATGCAGTGCGAAGTAATCAAGACGCGATCGCAGTTGACCAAAAAACACGAACGCAGAATGGGATTTACCGATTCGCTTACATGCCGCACAATCAGCACTTTCTCTGGTACGCGGCTACACTCGCCGGAGAACAACAGATCGCGCTTCAAGCTGCGGAACAGACTGCAAAACTGGTTGATCCCAATTTGCTACGAAAACCAGGTTATGGAACCTTGCAACACTATTTGTCGATTCCTCTGTATGCTTGGGTCAAATTTGGACAATGGAATAAAATTCTTGTTCAACCTGCTCCTGAAGCTGATTTAGCTTATCCTACAGGCGTTTGGCACTATGCGCGAGGATTAGCATGGGCACATCAAAATGAGGTGCAGAAAACAGAAATAGAACTAAAACAATTAAGAGCGATCGCGTTGAGTCCAGCTCTAAATGGCGTAACAATTTGGGATGTGAACACTACGGCAGATTTGCTAGAAATTGGGTCTGAAGTTTTAGCAGCAGAGATTGCGTCAAGATGGGGAGAGATTGAGCCAGCGATCGAATGGTTGAGAAGTGCGATCGCGAAAGAAGATCAACTTACCTATGATGAGCCTGCGCCTTGGCATTCTCCAGTGCGGCAATCGTTGGGTGCTTTGTTGCTGGTGCAGAAGCGATCGGTAGAAGCGGCACAAGTATTTCGAGAAGATTTGGCAATCTATCCGAATAATGTTTGGTCGCTTCAAGGATTGGCACGTAGTTTGAAGTGAATGGTGATTTAAGGTATCGCGACAGCTGCGTATATCATGAAAGAATCAACCAGAGCCGTGGAAGTTGAAACCTCGCCATGACACAGGCACTCGAACAGCGAATCTATACTCCTGAAGAGTATCTTGAGCTTGAACTGGCTTCTGAGACTCGCAGCGAATACTGCAATGGAGAAATAATTCCGATGACCGGAGGGACTCCTGATCACAATGAGTTGGCAATTAACCTCGCATCCTTGCTGAAATCTACTCTGCGAGGAAAGCCTTATCGCATTTTTGCGACAGATCAACGGCTTTGGATTCCTGCTCGCAATCTCTACACTTATCCTGATGTAATGGTAACTGAAAAGCCTTTACAACTTCAGACCGGGCGAACTGATACGGTGATTAATCCCTGCTTCATCGCTGAAGTGCTATCTAAATCAACGCAAGATTATGATCACGGGGATAAGTTTTCTGCTTACCGCACGATCGAGAGCTTCCGCGAATATTTGATGATTGATCAATACAGCGTTCACATCGAACACTACGTTAAAACGGCTGCCCATCAATGGCTACTCTCCGAATATGACGATCCGAGTGTCACGTTGACTTTGAGAACGTTTGACGCTCAAATCCAAATCGCTGCGCTTTATGAGAATATCGAGTTTGATCGTTGATAGAACTTAAGCACCAGCTTTGGAAGCTCAAATGCGAAGTGAACGAGAAGCCTATCAAGAGGGTTGAGGCACCTGTGGAACATCCTGAAATCACCGAATAACAACGCAATCTCGAAGGAAACGCAACCCAATGAGCCAAATTCAGGCACTCCACCAACATGCAATGGATTTAGCTGAAGCAGCAGCAGTCGCCCGTTAGGTGAGACTGAACAGGCTGTACAATTGACGCGACAAGCGTTTGAACAAGAAGCCGAAGCTGCATCGCTCATTGCCGAAACTCTTGATGCGGAACCGACTCGTTCTGTGCTTCATTGCAGTGCTGCATCGCTCGCGATCGAATCTGGCGAATTCCAAACCGCAGAACGTCTGATTGCGATCACGTTATCCGGGAACCCACGACCAGAAATCGCGGAAGAACTCAAGGATTTATTCATCCAAATCAACTTAAACCAATATTTGAAGCGTCAGGGTATCGATCTCGATATCAATGAATTGCGAGAGTTGGTCAATCAATAACGCAAATCGCCAAGATGCCTGTGAAGGTGGGTTGACTGTTGATCGTCGATTTACCTGCAAGCCGAAGAAAAAATAAATGAGAAAACTCCGAAGCGATCGATTAATTGCGATCGAGAATCAAGCTTCGACATACATTTAGGAGTCAGGGATCAGACTTTAGCTCCTGTGTTTTCAGTTGCTTATTCCTTAACTCAAAGGCAACCTCAGAAATAGATGGTAAAGATTTACTGAAGGAATAGAAATTCGCTTCATCAACAAGGTTATTATCCAAACTACACATCCGTATAACGTGCCGTATACGGGTGTTATACGGCTATTCGTCTGCCTAATCACCCATTTTGGGATGTTATCCAGGATAGAAAGGGCTGGATCTGTCTAAAAATAAGTTAGACAGCAAAATCAAGCGGAGTATAAGCTTGTTAAGCATGCATAGAGGAGATCCTTAAGATTCGGTATTGATTTAATTAATCTTCTCTTCAAAGGCGGTTTAAATGTCCAATAATCAATGCTTGGTTGATATTCTCAAGAAAGGTAGTGGATACTGGAATTCTTGGCGTTTAGAAAATCCTGAGAAAAAGCTTATTGTTGGAAATATAAATTTCCGAGGACAAGATCTTAATGGCTTAGATTTACAGGGCGCAAACCTTAATGGCATAGACTTTAGTGGTGCAAATCTTCGTGAGATAAATCTTCAGCAAGCTAATCTTTTTCAAGCTGACTTTAGAGAAACTAGCCTTGAAGATGTTGATTTTAGTTCTTCTAATC is part of the Leptolyngbya boryana PCC 6306 genome and harbors:
- a CDS encoding MarR family winged helix-turn-helix transcriptional regulator — encoded protein: MRCLRADMRARKSTELSVPQFRTLAFLDRTPGASLSELAEHLGVTRATASANTERLVQRNYVERYDNPEERRRVVLNLTEEGKQHLYQTRAQTRAYITDLLSSLTAEQVAQIDEALGLLNEIFEEPLLGLSDE
- a CDS encoding NADPH-dependent oxidoreductase, translated to MTLAPDLSSTKTSLLRDRYGTAFDLDAPWSRTLSDLFSHRSIRAYLSKPLPSDTLELLVAAAQSAATSSNLQTWSVIAITDQARKERFAQLAGGQSHIQQCPLFLVWVADLARLAHIAENRGLPHEGLNYLEMFLMASIDASLAAQNAVIAAESLGLGTVYIGALRNQPEAVSAELNLPKHVFAVFGLCVGYADPEKPAAIKPRLPQEAVLHQEQYSLEIQNEAIEHYDETMTRFYAEQQMNTPGNWSQHSVDRIATPESLRNRAQLREFLNNLGFELR
- a CDS encoding class I SAM-dependent methyltransferase encodes the protein MVTTYDPTLFQGAASYYVRYRSRYPQSLFDRIADHFQLSPQERLLDLGCGAGLVAIPFSDRFREVVAIDPDADMLKEAQAEAERTGVNNIHWIHDRAESLSEELGQFRLATFGRSFHWMQRELVAEKLRSLLTDDGGIVILKTGDDPWNSQLPWKKTAISVVKRWLGDQRRTGQAGQGTWKSLDVPHDVVLETAGFTQHTTIEVTFEKTWTVDSYLGYLYSTAFALPSFFGENREEFEADLKKSLFEIESSGNFTEVLSAAALIAQKSK
- a CDS encoding aliphatic sulfonate ABC transporter substrate-binding protein, producing the protein MRSRIKIHRRQFVRIVLPGLVGVSTAALGSCGKPASTVSSSPNAATNIAANTGSSIGSGIKTKVIRLGFQQAGDLVKVTGVLEKRLEPLGVKVEWAQFVQGPQLMEAMNVDKIDLGSVGETPPIFAQAAGAQIVYVVGSKTTPQTGKSSIIAVPPESPIQKIEDIKGQEVYFQKASASHYFILVALKEAGLSIKDIKVRSIPNVEARAAFIEGKVPVWVSGDPHYAIAEKLGRIRVLRDSVGTNSPGGYYVGRRKFAEENPELLKIVIEEIDKIEQWAEANRTDAAKLIAPEQKLDLDVMQKVIDRRTFGRRAISPDLIRDQQRVVDVFFENALIPKRVNVQDALLPSDLYAAITPQNISQR
- a CDS encoding YeeE/YedE family protein encodes the protein MSSVELSLPRSSQPRPQRLGVLVILAIAVAAAIGLTLFGWRQSVLFLIGGLFGISLYHASFGFASAYRRLFVYGDVNGVLSQVLMLAIATVLFVPFLATGSFLGQPIEGAVAPVAVQGAIGAFLFGIGMQLGSGCACGTLYTIGGGSSGMVLTLLTFGIGSFWASLTGGVWAGLPRLNPISLVNTWGWAGGAIQLAVLGLIAFVLWKRRDTTPSVQRSFSLLYGPWSLVWGAIALAVLNWLTLLVAGRPWGVTWGFTLWTAKIAQFLGWNPAASAFWSKGFGADALQKSVFADPISVTNFGVIVGAALAATLAGKLAVKKPQSRLAIAAALIGGLMMGYGARLAFGCNVGAYFGGIASTSLHGWLWIVFALLGTGIGVKVRSLFQLSN
- a CDS encoding tetratricopeptide repeat protein yields the protein MRWIVLLAMILGLLIAPVGSFLPGAHHRTSHTISTGSVLAQYYFNQGLFFAYGFNYAEAYRSFQTAVKLDSHCAMCYWGMAYVLGSNINTEMPTDRMPLAWETVQKAVSLQNTVTLAERTYIQALSKRYTASLNYDRASLNLAYANAMREVAQSYPADLDAATLFAEALMDTTPWNYWQNNGKPKPEGQEILDTLQSVLEQDRNHIGALHFYIHAVEEKHPELAIAVADRLRDLHLPLGHLVHMPSHIYLRVGRYQDAVRSNQDAIAVDQKTRTQNGIYRFAYMPHNQHFLWYAATLAGEQQIALQAAEQTAKLVDPNLLRKPGYGTLQHYLSIPLYAWVKFGQWNKILVQPAPEADLAYPTGVWHYARGLAWAHQNEVQKTEIELKQLRAIALSPALNGVTIWDVNTTADLLEIGSEVLAAEIASRWGEIEPAIEWLRSAIAKEDQLTYDEPAPWHSPVRQSLGALLLVQKRSVEAAQVFREDLAIYPNNVWSLQGLARSLK
- a CDS encoding Uma2 family endonuclease, with product MTQALEQRIYTPEEYLELELASETRSEYCNGEIIPMTGGTPDHNELAINLASLLKSTLRGKPYRIFATDQRLWIPARNLYTYPDVMVTEKPLQLQTGRTDTVINPCFIAEVLSKSTQDYDHGDKFSAYRTIESFREYLMIDQYSVHIEHYVKTAAHQWLLSEYDDPSVTLTLRTFDAQIQIAALYENIEFDR